From the genome of Caballeronia sp. TF1N1, one region includes:
- a CDS encoding alpha/beta fold hydrolase has protein sequence MGQIAHGAGPGRRHGIVTRADFGTAQAPVSEVRIDAGDGVVLAASVAGERGRPGVILLHGAGQTRHSWRGSVATLGALGYHALAYDARGHGDSDWSSKPDYSYERLADDLDAIVRHMDCVPAMIGASMGGMTALHSIARTDAPRARAVVLVDIAPRVDPRGLKRVHDFLHGHREGFATVDEAADAVAAYNPHRPRPKSPRGLMKNLRLRDDGRLHWHWDPSFFRERGDGARERHAARLLAMCKGVSIPAMLVVGEESDVVSQEGIDELRAALPQLELGRVTGAGHMIAGDRNEAFNGAILPFLERHPAA, from the coding sequence GTGGGACAAATCGCGCACGGCGCCGGACCCGGCCGCCGTCACGGCATCGTGACGCGCGCGGATTTCGGCACCGCGCAAGCGCCCGTCAGCGAAGTACGTATCGACGCTGGCGACGGCGTCGTGCTGGCGGCGAGCGTTGCGGGCGAGCGCGGCCGGCCCGGCGTTATCCTGCTGCACGGCGCAGGGCAGACGCGCCATTCGTGGCGCGGCAGCGTCGCCACGCTCGGCGCGCTCGGCTATCACGCCCTCGCCTACGACGCACGCGGTCACGGCGACAGCGACTGGTCGTCCAAGCCCGACTATTCATACGAACGCCTCGCGGACGATCTCGACGCCATCGTGCGCCATATGGACTGCGTGCCCGCGATGATCGGCGCATCGATGGGCGGCATGACGGCGCTGCACAGCATCGCCCGCACGGACGCGCCGCGCGCCCGTGCGGTGGTGCTGGTGGATATCGCACCGCGTGTCGATCCGCGTGGCCTGAAGCGCGTCCACGATTTTCTGCACGGGCATCGCGAAGGCTTCGCCACCGTCGACGAAGCTGCCGATGCGGTCGCCGCCTACAATCCGCATCGGCCGCGCCCAAAGAGTCCGCGCGGGCTGATGAAAAACCTGCGTCTGCGTGACGACGGCCGTCTGCACTGGCACTGGGACCCGAGCTTTTTCCGCGAACGTGGCGACGGCGCACGCGAGCGTCATGCCGCGCGGCTGCTCGCTATGTGCAAGGGCGTATCGATTCCGGCGATGCTGGTCGTCGGCGAGGAAAGCGATGTGGTGAGTCAGGAAGGTATCGACGAATTGCGTGCTGCTCTGCCTCAACTGGAGCTCGGGCGCGTGACGGGCGCGGGGCACATGATCGCAGGTGATCGCAACGAAGCCTTCAACGGCGCGATTCTGCCGTTTCTGGAGCGTCATCCGGCAGCTTGA
- a CDS encoding fumarylacetoacetate hydrolase family protein, whose product MKLASFDGGRIGIVDGGEIVDITDIVNATPGAWPPVGMLHLIDRFPALRESLAERARSATRKPLADVRLETPVAWPNKVIAFPANYHAHVEEMKSGTGLISPFKADGQGFFLKANSSLSGPNDPIRLPDIPGRQIHHECELAVIIGKGGRQISRENALDHVFGYACLIDVVVRGKEERVMRKSYDTFCPVGPWIVTRDEVPDHEAIDLNLSVNGEIRQHASTRDLIVDIPEMIRMASAVMTLYPGDIIASGTPAGVGPIVHGDKVVIEIANVGSMTLDVVQGEEGGHPVWDKSRTAPDPAAVTAS is encoded by the coding sequence ATGAAACTCGCAAGCTTCGACGGCGGGCGCATCGGTATCGTGGACGGCGGCGAGATCGTCGATATCACGGACATCGTCAACGCTACTCCAGGCGCATGGCCGCCCGTCGGCATGTTGCATCTGATCGATCGATTTCCCGCGCTGCGCGAGTCGCTCGCCGAACGCGCACGCAGCGCAACGCGCAAGCCACTTGCCGACGTGCGTCTGGAAACGCCCGTTGCGTGGCCAAACAAGGTGATTGCCTTTCCGGCGAACTATCACGCCCACGTCGAGGAAATGAAGTCCGGCACCGGCCTGATCTCGCCGTTCAAGGCGGACGGTCAAGGCTTCTTTCTCAAGGCCAATTCGAGTCTCAGTGGTCCGAACGATCCGATCCGCCTGCCCGACATTCCGGGCCGTCAGATTCATCACGAATGCGAGCTGGCCGTAATCATCGGTAAAGGCGGACGGCAGATCAGCCGCGAAAACGCGCTCGACCATGTGTTCGGCTATGCATGTCTGATCGATGTGGTGGTGCGCGGCAAGGAAGAGCGCGTGATGCGCAAGTCCTACGACACGTTCTGCCCGGTCGGCCCGTGGATCGTCACACGGGATGAAGTGCCCGATCACGAGGCCATCGACCTGAATCTGTCGGTCAATGGCGAGATCAGGCAACACGCCAGCACGCGCGATCTGATCGTCGATATTCCCGAGATGATCCGCATGGCCTCGGCGGTGATGACGCTCTATCCTGGCGACATCATCGCGTCGGGCACGCCGGCCGGCGTCGGGCCGATCGTGCATGGCGACAAGGTCGTGATCGAGATCGCCAACGTCGGCTCGATGACGCTCGATGTCGTGCAGGGCGAGGAAGGCGGCCATCCGGTGTGGGACAAATCGCGCACGGCGCCGGACCCGGCCGCCGTCACGGCATCGTGA